A stretch of Terriglobales bacterium DNA encodes these proteins:
- a CDS encoding response regulator — protein MARILCVDDEPHVVTLKCAILEAAGHQVTPSGSARDAIDKLQHAAYDAVVTDWRLGDASGRAVVQAAKTHATTPVVVVSGYVAEAFQAAEPLADLYLEKPVNPEELVTIVNELLKSSERSASPTAGD, from the coding sequence ATGGCCAGGATCCTCTGTGTTGACGACGAGCCGCACGTAGTCACCCTCAAGTGCGCAATTCTGGAAGCCGCGGGACACCAAGTCACCCCGTCCGGCTCCGCCCGTGACGCCATTGATAAGTTGCAGCACGCCGCCTATGACGCCGTCGTCACCGACTGGCGGTTGGGCGACGCCAGCGGCCGCGCCGTCGTGCAGGCCGCCAAGACGCACGCCACGACTCCCGTCGTCGTCGTCAGCGGATACGTGGCCGAAGCCTTCCAGGCCGCCGAGCCGCTCGCCGATCTCTATCTGGAAAAGCCGGTGAATCCGGAAGAGCTCGTCACCATCGTGAACGAGCTGCTGAAGAGCAGCGAGCGCAGCGCTTCGCCGACGGCAGGGGACTAG
- a CDS encoding PilZ domain-containing protein, with the protein MGARTGVSPPKKFPARPPGRGEELELESRTSQRFPLELPIQLRGGGAAKTLTTRDVSAGGVYIRAKAGLKVGSKVKFNLTLPGKLLGAPRDVRVVCDGRVVRVDASKSKNGKAPPRVGVACVIDSYKFLRS; encoded by the coding sequence ATGGGCGCCCGAACGGGTGTCTCTCCCCCGAAAAAATTCCCTGCGCGTCCCCCAGGACGCGGGGAGGAGCTTGAATTGGAAAGCAGAACGAGCCAGCGGTTTCCGCTGGAATTGCCTATCCAATTACGCGGCGGCGGAGCGGCCAAGACGCTGACAACACGCGACGTTAGCGCCGGCGGAGTGTACATACGCGCCAAGGCAGGGCTGAAGGTGGGCTCGAAGGTGAAGTTCAACCTCACCCTGCCGGGCAAGTTGCTGGGCGCGCCCAGGGACGTGCGGGTGGTGTGCGACGGGCGCGTGGTGCGCGTGGATGCCAGCAAGAGCAAGAACGGCAAGGCGCCGCCGCGCGTGGGCGTGGCGTGCGTGATTGACTCCTACAAGTTTCTGCGCAGTTGA
- a CDS encoding NCS2 family permease encodes MSSTTGAAAEPVIEAQPASFLDRRFEFRARGARLGAEIIAGATTFVTAAYLTVVVPNILASGGMDRAAVTTSVIVMFVLGTLFMALYANLPFVVGPGIGGSALVATVLASTEGIPWQTGMAIAFWSGVLFFVLTLLGMREVVVRIVPVPVKMALSPAIGLFIALLGFRNGGLVVANAGINALTLGNLAAPGALVALIGLAAAVALYARKVPGGILIAMLIATLAGIPLGVTKLPPSLFGLPHSVGAVAFQLDFLAALRPSLLPYLFAFFAAEFFSTMGTTLAVGAAAGLVDERGNMPRINGPFVVDSCAASIGPFFGVPSMTALIESAAGAEAGGRTGFTSVVTAALFALSLLFAPVILMVPKEATAAALILVGLAMFTNLRKIDLARFTGAFPAVLTVLVTLVANNFGTGIAAGILSYVFIHVLAGKARELPLGLYLLTLPLLYFFWTMGTRH; translated from the coding sequence ATGTCTTCAACAACGGGCGCCGCCGCCGAGCCGGTCATCGAAGCGCAACCCGCGAGTTTTCTCGATCGCCGCTTCGAATTTCGCGCGCGCGGCGCGCGCCTCGGCGCCGAGATCATCGCCGGCGCAACCACGTTCGTCACCGCCGCCTACCTGACGGTGGTGGTCCCGAACATCCTGGCCTCGGGCGGCATGGATCGCGCCGCGGTCACCACGTCGGTGATTGTGATGTTCGTGCTGGGCACGTTGTTCATGGCGCTCTACGCCAACCTGCCCTTCGTCGTGGGGCCGGGGATCGGGGGCTCGGCGCTGGTTGCCACCGTGCTCGCCTCGACCGAAGGCATACCGTGGCAGACGGGCATGGCCATCGCCTTCTGGTCGGGCGTGCTGTTTTTCGTGCTCACGCTGCTCGGCATGCGCGAGGTCGTGGTGCGCATTGTGCCGGTTCCGGTCAAGATGGCGCTTTCGCCGGCCATCGGGCTGTTCATCGCGCTGCTGGGCTTCCGCAACGGCGGGCTGGTGGTCGCCAACGCCGGCATCAACGCGCTTACGCTGGGCAACCTGGCTGCGCCCGGAGCGCTGGTGGCCCTGATCGGACTCGCCGCCGCGGTCGCGCTCTACGCGCGCAAGGTCCCGGGCGGAATCCTGATCGCGATGCTGATCGCGACCCTCGCCGGCATTCCGCTCGGCGTGACGAAGTTGCCGCCATCGCTGTTTGGCCTGCCGCACTCGGTGGGCGCGGTCGCGTTCCAGCTGGATTTCCTGGCGGCGCTGCGGCCGTCGCTGCTGCCGTATCTGTTCGCGTTCTTCGCGGCCGAGTTTTTTTCCACGATGGGCACCACGCTCGCCGTGGGCGCGGCCGCGGGACTGGTCGACGAGCGCGGCAACATGCCGCGCATCAACGGCCCGTTCGTGGTGGATTCCTGCGCCGCCAGCATCGGCCCGTTCTTCGGCGTGCCCTCGATGACCGCGCTCATCGAATCGGCCGCCGGGGCCGAAGCCGGAGGACGCACCGGCTTCACCAGCGTGGTCACCGCGGCGCTGTTCGCGCTCAGCCTGCTGTTCGCGCCGGTGATCCTGATGGTGCCCAAGGAAGCCACCGCCGCCGCGCTCATCCTGGTGGGCCTGGCGATGTTCACCAACCTGCGAAAAATTGATCTCGCGCGCTTCACCGGCGCGTTTCCCGCGGTCCTCACCGTTCTGGTCACGCTCGTCGCCAACAACTTCGGGACCGGAATCGCGGCGGGAATTCTCAGCTACGTTTTCATCCACGTGCTCGCGGGCAAAGCGCGCGAATTGCCGCTCGGGCTTTACCTGCTCACCCTTCCGCTGCTCTACTTCTTCTGGACGATGGGAACGCGCCACTGA
- a CDS encoding LemA family protein, translated as MGFWILLGVIVVAIVFVISVYNGLVQLRVRADSSWSDIDVQLKRRHDLIPNLVETVKGYAAHEKGTFENIAKYRSAAMQATGPAERAQAESQLTTALRGLFAVAENYPQLRASEQFTSLQASLGEVEDSIQNSRRYYNAVVRDLNTRIQSFPSNLIARMFGFTQRQFFEMDSPADRQTPQVKF; from the coding sequence ATGGGCTTCTGGATTCTGCTGGGCGTCATCGTTGTCGCCATCGTGTTCGTGATCTCGGTGTACAACGGGCTGGTGCAGTTGCGCGTGCGGGCGGATTCGTCGTGGTCAGACATTGATGTGCAACTGAAGCGGCGGCACGACCTGATCCCCAACCTGGTGGAGACGGTCAAAGGCTACGCGGCGCACGAAAAAGGCACGTTCGAGAACATTGCCAAGTACCGGTCGGCGGCGATGCAGGCCACCGGGCCGGCCGAGAGGGCGCAGGCGGAGAGCCAGCTGACCACGGCGCTGCGCGGGCTGTTTGCGGTGGCGGAGAATTATCCGCAACTGCGGGCGAGCGAGCAGTTCACGTCGCTGCAAGCGTCGCTGGGCGAGGTGGAGGATTCGATCCAGAACTCGCGACGCTACTACAACGCGGTGGTGCGCGATTTGAACACGCGTATTCAGTCGTTCCCTTCCAACCTGATCGCGCGCATGTTCGGTTTCACGCAGCGGCAGTTCTTCGAGATGGACAGCCCGGCGGACCGGCAGACTCCGCAGGTGAAGTTTTGA
- the pruA gene encoding L-glutamate gamma-semialdehyde dehydrogenase has product MATVEATPRRATVQPFRNEPAVDFTKDANVRKMRAAIEKVRSELGREYDLIIGGRRVRTGKKICSINPARPSELVGLHQRAGAEHVEPAMQAALTAFESWSRVAPEERAALLFRLGDILRARKFELAAWMVFEVGKNYWEADADIAETIDFCEFYAREALRLAAAEPPVQMPGERDFLRYIPLGVGAVVPPWNFPCAIMAGMTMAAVVCGNTVVLKPSSESPTIAARFFECFQEAGLPDGVVNFCPGGGADFGNALVEHPKTRFIAFTGSKEVGLHINRAAAEVKPGQIWIKRTILEMGGKDAIIVEPDADLDAAVEGVTLSAFGFQGQKCSACSRLILADEIYDTFLERLVERTRKITLGDPTENCPMGPVVSENAMNGILRYMDIGRQEGRLLTGGGRATELGEGYYLQPTIFADIPPRARLECEEVFGPVLAVIKSRNFEHALQIANDTEFGLTGALYSLSQEKLEAAKREFHVGNLYLNRKCTGAMVGAHPFGGFNMSGTDSKAGGPDYLYLFSQAKSIGQKLV; this is encoded by the coding sequence ATGGCCACCGTAGAAGCTACTCCCCGCCGCGCCACCGTCCAGCCCTTCCGCAACGAGCCCGCCGTCGACTTCACCAAGGACGCCAACGTGCGCAAGATGCGCGCCGCGATCGAGAAAGTGCGCAGCGAGCTCGGCCGCGAGTACGACCTCATCATCGGCGGACGCCGCGTCCGCACCGGGAAGAAGATCTGCAGCATCAATCCAGCGCGCCCGTCCGAGCTCGTTGGGCTGCACCAGCGCGCCGGCGCCGAGCACGTCGAACCGGCGATGCAGGCCGCGCTCACCGCCTTTGAAAGCTGGAGCCGCGTCGCCCCCGAAGAGCGCGCCGCGCTGCTGTTCCGCCTGGGCGACATTCTGCGCGCCCGCAAGTTCGAGCTGGCCGCCTGGATGGTCTTCGAAGTCGGCAAGAACTACTGGGAGGCCGACGCCGACATCGCCGAGACCATTGACTTCTGCGAGTTCTACGCGCGCGAGGCGCTGCGGCTCGCCGCCGCCGAGCCGCCCGTGCAGATGCCGGGTGAGCGCGACTTCCTGCGCTACATCCCGCTGGGCGTCGGCGCCGTGGTGCCGCCGTGGAACTTCCCCTGCGCCATCATGGCGGGCATGACCATGGCCGCCGTCGTTTGCGGCAACACCGTCGTTCTCAAGCCCTCAAGCGAATCTCCCACCATCGCCGCGCGCTTCTTCGAGTGCTTCCAGGAAGCCGGACTGCCCGACGGAGTGGTGAACTTCTGCCCCGGCGGCGGCGCCGACTTCGGCAACGCCCTGGTCGAGCATCCCAAAACGCGCTTCATCGCCTTCACCGGCTCGAAGGAAGTGGGCCTGCACATCAATCGCGCCGCCGCCGAGGTCAAGCCCGGCCAGATCTGGATCAAGCGCACCATCCTCGAGATGGGCGGCAAGGACGCGATCATCGTCGAGCCCGACGCCGACCTCGACGCCGCCGTCGAAGGCGTGACCCTCTCCGCCTTCGGTTTCCAGGGACAGAAGTGCTCCGCCTGCTCCCGCCTCATCCTGGCCGACGAAATCTACGACACGTTCCTCGAGCGCCTGGTGGAGCGCACGCGCAAGATCACGCTCGGCGATCCCACCGAGAACTGCCCGATGGGCCCGGTAGTGAGCGAAAACGCCATGAACGGCATCCTCAGGTACATGGACATTGGCCGGCAGGAAGGCCGCCTGCTCACCGGCGGCGGGCGCGCCACGGAGCTGGGCGAAGGCTACTACCTCCAGCCGACCATCTTTGCCGACATCCCGCCCCGGGCGCGTCTGGAGTGCGAAGAGGTGTTCGGTCCCGTGCTCGCGGTCATCAAGTCGCGCAACTTCGAGCACGCGCTCCAGATCGCCAACGACACCGAGTTCGGGCTTACCGGCGCGCTCTACAGCCTGTCGCAGGAGAAACTCGAAGCCGCCAAGCGCGAGTTCCACGTCGGCAACCTCTACCTGAATCGCAAGTGCACCGGCGCCATGGTAGGAGCGCATCCGTTCGGCGGCTTCAACATGAGCGGCACCGACTCCAAGGCCGGCGGTCCCGACTACCTGTACCTGTTTTCGCAGGCCAAGAGCATTGGCCAGAAGCTGGTCTGA
- a CDS encoding adenine deaminase C-terminal domain-containing protein — protein MTDSSEPELRLRAIRAAQGKAPFDLLITNGMLVDVATSELRQADVGIVGNLIASVHARGARRDSAEHCDASGCWIAPGFIDAHVHFESSHMTPTNYASVVVPQGTTTIFCDPHELGNALGLAGVRWAIEASRGLPLRFIAAAPSCVPSAPGLETSGAEFGGDEMREMLSWPEVAGVAEMMDMNGVLGESRRAMEVLAAGRESGKLIEGHARGLSGERLQAYAAAGVSSDHEIMSAEDGIEKLRAGLFVELRGSHDYVLPPFVEALKRLPQIPSTLAICTDDVPPDQLVERGGMCDVLRRLVRYGLDPVQAIRCATLNAATRLRRGDLGLIAAGRIADIVVLSDLREVTANSVVVSGRVVARGGRMLAAPAPAKAPALPQGPLPLGPYTDDDFRVAVPGARSGRARIVAIKGARFTSISQVEVEITHGFAVVPSGFSVIFVQHRHGRHEQGPQRALLEDWGELRGAVATTYSHDSHNLVVLGRDPRDMRIAAEALIASGGGMAVAKEGKMIAKVDLPLAGMLSEAPPQELARAFARVREAAGEVIEWQPPYRVFKAIEGTALACNPGPHLTDLGIADGTSHQMLRATAAEA, from the coding sequence ATGACGGACTCGAGCGAACCCGAGCTTCGCCTGCGCGCCATTCGCGCCGCGCAAGGCAAAGCGCCCTTCGACCTGCTGATCACGAACGGCATGTTGGTCGACGTCGCGACGTCGGAGCTGCGCCAAGCCGATGTCGGGATCGTCGGCAACCTGATCGCCAGCGTGCATGCGCGCGGCGCGCGACGCGATTCCGCTGAGCACTGCGACGCGAGCGGCTGCTGGATCGCGCCCGGCTTCATCGACGCGCACGTCCACTTCGAAAGCTCGCACATGACGCCAACGAACTACGCCAGCGTTGTCGTTCCGCAGGGGACCACGACCATCTTCTGCGACCCGCACGAGCTGGGAAACGCGCTCGGCCTCGCCGGCGTCCGCTGGGCGATCGAAGCCAGCCGCGGATTGCCGCTGCGCTTTATCGCCGCCGCGCCATCGTGCGTGCCTTCCGCGCCAGGGCTGGAAACGTCAGGCGCGGAATTTGGCGGCGATGAGATGCGCGAGATGCTTTCCTGGCCCGAAGTCGCCGGCGTTGCCGAGATGATGGACATGAACGGCGTTTTGGGCGAGAGCCGCCGCGCGATGGAGGTCCTCGCCGCAGGCCGCGAATCGGGCAAGCTGATCGAAGGCCACGCGCGCGGGCTCAGCGGCGAACGTCTACAGGCGTATGCCGCAGCAGGCGTGAGCAGCGACCACGAGATCATGTCGGCCGAAGACGGCATCGAGAAGCTGCGCGCCGGACTGTTCGTGGAGCTGCGCGGCTCGCACGACTACGTGCTTCCGCCGTTCGTCGAGGCGCTGAAGCGCCTGCCGCAGATTCCCTCCACGCTCGCCATCTGCACCGACGACGTTCCGCCCGACCAGCTGGTGGAGCGCGGCGGAATGTGCGACGTGCTGCGCCGCCTGGTCCGCTACGGCCTTGATCCTGTTCAGGCGATCCGCTGCGCCACGCTCAACGCCGCGACGCGCCTGCGCCGCGGCGACCTAGGACTCATTGCCGCAGGACGCATCGCCGACATCGTGGTGCTCAGCGACCTGCGCGAGGTCACGGCGAACAGCGTGGTCGTTTCCGGCCGTGTCGTCGCACGCGGCGGACGAATGCTCGCGGCGCCTGCGCCGGCAAAAGCGCCCGCGCTGCCGCAAGGCCCGCTTCCGCTCGGGCCTTACACCGATGACGACTTCCGCGTGGCCGTTCCTGGCGCGCGCTCAGGACGGGCCCGCATCGTCGCCATCAAGGGCGCGCGCTTTACCTCGATCAGCCAGGTTGAAGTGGAAATCACCCATGGTTTCGCCGTGGTTCCTTCCGGGTTCTCGGTGATCTTCGTGCAGCATCGTCACGGACGCCACGAGCAAGGCCCGCAGCGCGCGCTCCTGGAAGATTGGGGCGAGTTGCGCGGCGCCGTGGCGACCACCTACTCGCACGACTCGCACAACCTCGTCGTGCTCGGACGCGACCCGCGCGACATGCGCATCGCCGCCGAAGCGCTCATCGCTTCCGGCGGCGGAATGGCCGTGGCGAAGGAAGGGAAGATGATCGCCAAGGTCGATCTTCCGCTCGCGGGAATGCTCTCCGAAGCGCCGCCGCAGGAGCTTGCGCGCGCCTTTGCCCGCGTGCGCGAAGCCGCGGGCGAAGTGATCGAGTGGCAACCGCCGTATCGCGTCTTCAAGGCGATTGAAGGCACGGCGCTGGCATGCAATCCAGGTCCGCATCTGACCGACCTCGGCATTGCCGACGGGACCTCGCACCAGATGCTGCGCGCGACCGCCGCTGAGGCATAG
- a CDS encoding response regulator transcription factor, with product MLKIILADNQAIFRAGAAKVLAVEDDLRIVAQAQTAEQMMTAMEKFRPAVLLFSADFHPDAKTVIAEAVKLKTRPVVIAENGQDPKSFMQAGAAGVVYRSVTGTDLVQCVRKVVAGETWVASAPGDKESSETDLVGARVRDRLTPKELRIVALIVQGYKNKEIATQLGTTEQVIKNYLRNVYDKIGVSDRLELALFTIHHRILAEAAAATVAGQQ from the coding sequence TTGCTGAAGATCATTCTGGCGGACAACCAGGCCATCTTCCGCGCGGGCGCGGCCAAGGTGCTGGCGGTGGAAGATGACCTGCGCATTGTGGCGCAGGCGCAGACGGCCGAACAAATGATGACGGCGATGGAGAAGTTCCGTCCGGCGGTGCTGCTGTTTTCCGCCGATTTCCATCCCGATGCGAAAACGGTGATCGCCGAGGCGGTGAAGCTGAAGACGCGGCCGGTGGTGATCGCCGAAAACGGGCAGGACCCGAAGAGTTTCATGCAGGCCGGCGCGGCCGGTGTGGTCTACCGCAGCGTGACCGGCACGGACCTGGTGCAGTGCGTGCGCAAGGTCGTAGCGGGCGAGACGTGGGTGGCCTCAGCGCCCGGGGACAAAGAAAGCAGCGAGACCGACCTGGTGGGCGCGCGCGTGCGCGACCGGCTGACGCCGAAAGAGCTGCGCATCGTGGCGCTGATCGTGCAGGGCTACAAGAACAAGGAAATCGCCACGCAGCTGGGCACGACCGAGCAGGTGATCAAGAACTATCTGCGGAACGTTTACGACAAGATTGGCGTGAGCGACCGGCTCGAGCTGGCGCTGTTCACCATCCATCACCGCATCCTTGCGGAAGCAGCCGCGGCCACGGTAGCGGGACAGCAATAG
- a CDS encoding DUF2207 domain-containing protein translates to MVRLSHPERSEGPIPLLRSWVAGWVPRFARNLKPRPFGVFLLLLLLSTLPAQAKSWRIAAFHSAIRVHDDGSALVEENIGLVFIGEWHGIHRTIPIEYPGPRGANYTLFVDLVGVKDGEGHALKVESSTARGYRDWKIYIPGATDTSKRVVITYTVRNGTRFFDDHDEFYWNVTGNDWPAPIDHASAFVTFPDNAAGSLRAQAFTGVYGSHDQEATARVEGSRTEFETTNPLPMRGGLTIDVYIPKGILHEPALPVRIGWFVASNPVALVPLVAFVVMFGLWYVKGRDPDPGISVAPLYEPPAQLSPAELGTLVDDKVDPRDITSTLIDLAVRGYLQIEEVANEGFFTKHKDYIFHLLKPMEEWPKLAAHERIMLEKIFGPGGQQTKLSDLKEHFYTALPMIRDEIMRSLKRRGMYTVDPKSAAGYMFLGILAIVGVSLLLQYAAGVSLFVSGVVAFVSLAVAAGIVLIFGRLLTAKSLLGMRTYVGVLGFQEFMTRVEADRLKRMPPDTFEKFLPYAMALGVEQRWAKAFAGIIQDPPRWYTSPGGAPPTGFNPIFFTNSMRSMSSDAQSVFVSAPRASSSGSGFSGGGFSSGGGFSGGGFGGGGGSAF, encoded by the coding sequence TTGGTTCGCCTTTCACATCCCGAGCGCAGTGAGGGACCCATACCGCTACTGAGGAGCTGGGTAGCTGGATGGGTCCCTCGCTTCGCCCGGAACCTGAAACCAAGGCCATTCGGCGTCTTCCTGCTTCTTCTTCTCCTGTCCACGCTCCCTGCCCAAGCCAAGTCCTGGCGCATCGCGGCGTTTCACTCCGCCATCCGCGTGCATGACGATGGCAGCGCGCTGGTGGAAGAGAACATCGGGCTGGTGTTCATCGGCGAGTGGCACGGGATCCATCGCACGATTCCGATCGAGTATCCCGGGCCGCGCGGCGCCAACTACACGCTGTTCGTTGACCTGGTCGGCGTGAAAGACGGCGAGGGGCACGCTCTGAAGGTGGAGAGCAGCACAGCGCGCGGATATCGCGACTGGAAGATCTACATTCCCGGGGCGACCGACACGTCCAAACGCGTGGTGATCACCTACACGGTGCGCAATGGCACGCGCTTCTTCGACGACCACGACGAGTTCTACTGGAACGTGACCGGCAACGACTGGCCGGCGCCGATCGATCATGCGTCGGCATTCGTAACTTTTCCCGACAACGCGGCGGGGAGCCTGCGCGCGCAGGCGTTCACCGGCGTGTACGGATCGCACGACCAGGAAGCGACCGCCAGGGTGGAGGGCAGCAGGACGGAGTTCGAGACGACCAACCCGCTCCCCATGCGCGGCGGGCTGACGATTGATGTGTACATCCCGAAGGGCATCCTGCATGAGCCGGCCCTTCCGGTGCGCATCGGGTGGTTCGTGGCGAGCAATCCGGTGGCGCTGGTGCCGCTGGTCGCGTTCGTGGTGATGTTCGGGCTGTGGTACGTGAAGGGGCGCGATCCCGATCCGGGGATTTCGGTGGCGCCGCTCTATGAGCCGCCGGCGCAGTTGTCGCCGGCGGAGCTGGGCACGCTGGTGGACGACAAGGTGGACCCGCGCGACATCACGTCAACGCTGATCGACCTGGCCGTGCGCGGCTACCTCCAGATTGAAGAGGTCGCCAACGAGGGCTTCTTCACCAAACACAAGGACTACATCTTCCATCTGCTGAAGCCGATGGAAGAGTGGCCGAAGCTGGCGGCGCACGAGCGCATCATGCTGGAGAAGATTTTTGGCCCGGGCGGGCAGCAGACCAAGCTGTCGGACCTGAAAGAGCACTTCTACACGGCCCTGCCCATGATCCGCGACGAGATCATGCGATCGCTGAAGCGGCGCGGCATGTACACCGTGGACCCGAAATCGGCGGCGGGCTACATGTTCCTGGGCATCCTGGCGATCGTGGGGGTTTCGCTGCTGCTGCAGTACGCGGCGGGGGTGTCGCTGTTCGTGTCGGGAGTGGTGGCGTTCGTCTCGCTGGCGGTGGCGGCGGGGATCGTGCTGATCTTCGGACGGCTGCTGACGGCCAAGAGCCTGCTGGGAATGCGGACGTACGTGGGCGTCCTCGGGTTCCAGGAGTTCATGACGCGCGTGGAGGCCGACCGGCTGAAGCGCATGCCGCCCGACACGTTCGAAAAATTCCTGCCTTACGCGATGGCGCTGGGCGTGGAACAGCGCTGGGCGAAGGCGTTCGCCGGGATCATCCAGGATCCGCCACGGTGGTACACGTCGCCGGGCGGGGCGCCGCCCACCGGCTTCAACCCCATCTTCTTCACCAACTCGATGCGCAGCATGAGCAGCGACGCGCAGAGCGTGTTCGTCTCGGCGCCGAGGGCGTCGTCGAGCGGATCGGGATTCAGCGGCGGCGGATTCAGCTCGGGCGGAGGATTCAGCGGCGGCGGATTCGGCGGCGGCGGCGGGTCGGCGTTTTGA
- a CDS encoding phage holin family protein yields the protein MIENAYREKSLAALAAEMKAELTQFVETRYRMLANEIGEKVATIKASAPLLVVALALAWAGFLMWTAALVTVVATAFAGKGGWALALAIVGFCYLLVAALTAWFAYRQITSAGLKPERTLRVLRADQVWIQQEARSQL from the coding sequence GTGATTGAGAACGCATATCGTGAGAAGTCGCTGGCCGCGCTGGCGGCCGAGATGAAGGCCGAGCTTACCCAGTTCGTGGAAACGCGCTACCGCATGCTGGCCAACGAGATCGGCGAAAAGGTGGCGACGATCAAGGCGTCGGCGCCGTTGCTGGTGGTGGCGCTGGCGCTGGCATGGGCCGGCTTCCTGATGTGGACGGCGGCGCTGGTCACGGTGGTGGCCACGGCGTTCGCGGGCAAGGGCGGATGGGCGCTGGCGCTGGCCATCGTCGGGTTCTGCTACCTGCTGGTCGCGGCGCTCACGGCGTGGTTCGCTTATCGGCAGATCACCAGCGCGGGCCTGAAGCCGGAGCGCACGCTGCGCGTGCTGAGGGCCGACCAGGTGTGGATCCAGCAGGAAGCGAGGTCGCAGCTATGA